The Colias croceus chromosome W, ilColCroc2.1 genome contains the following window.
ACACAAATTAGCCATTTTTATAGacaaagttaataatataagagcAGAGACATGAAGTTTCTTACTTAATTATTCCTTGTTGTTAGTCAATGCATGTATATCTTTAATGGACCGTagagtaataattttatcattgtCTCCTTTGCGTGCTTTGATTAGTCCCCTTTTAAACCACACATATTTGTAGTTGAGATTATTTTTCAGCTCCTGTTTGGCATTCCAGAACAATTGCTTATGATGCTTTGTCATGGCTTCGCGTACATAGACAGCGTTGTTGTTAGTTTTTTCGTTCGGAATTACTGCTGCAACTGTTAACTTTGTATTTCTAGCTGCTGTCATCCATTTTTCCCTCACTTCTTCGTCAATCAGTTCAATTAGTATATTTGCTGTTTGCTCCTTCCGCCCCTGTAGTCTCCGTGCACTTTTGATGTCTTGTTTAGCCTGGTTAAGTTTATTTGCGATATTTTCAGTAATTAATTGAATGTCTTCCTTTGTTTGGTTTggtatatttgatatttcgaTGTATTTTCCTAGCTTCTCCTGTTCCGCCTCCTGTATCCGTTGTTCCAGGGCGCCGACACGTGTTTCAaggttgttatttttatttataagttctGTGTTCTTCCTCTCGAGagctttaattgtttttttgaagcCCTCGATGCATTCCATAGCCTCATCGAGTTTTGCGCTATGAAATTGCAAGGATTCGTGTAGCTGCGCCATTTCGTTTTTGATCGCTCTTTCTACGTCTTTTGAGATGTTACTTAGTAATTTTTTTGCGTCGATTTGAACCGGTGCATCACTTTCGTCATCGTCCTCTTCAGGCGTAATAATTGAAGTGCGTCTTGGGAGTTCTTGCTGGCATTCGTGACACGTCCACTCCAGATTGGGGGCCGCTTTTAGGGCAGTAATCTGTTTATTTGTTAGCCCCGCGCACTTTGGATTTAGATGCACAATCCGTTCACACTTGCAGCATTCTAGTCCCGGAGAAGATTTTGATAGGTTCCTTTTGCAGGAGTCACACttagacatttttatttttattatctactgGGGGTAGATGTACTAGGAGTGCGTTATTAACGGTAGCCGGTTGCAGACTGATATGAAAGGGCAAagtgtgaattacaattagtcatattttatcgaaatcggttcatccgtttattacatttagggcACTTTAGGGGCGACAGTGggtataaataaaccaaatggagcatcaaacgacaggatatgacgtgtacaatgtacatataggtacaattagataatatggtttacatcaaaattggttctgccatttactagggGTGGAAAGGGAAGAgttgaaagtctgtgaaagaagTCAAAGTCAAAAGGAGTCAAATATACCCAAGTGccatatcaaatgaaagtgCATAACGGGTGAAGTACAGTTAGTTATATTTTCATCCAATTCGGTTaatccatttattagattacagcggtaaaagtgggaatgaacaataatcgaatgtggtcaaataatatactcagGCGGGGCATATGAAAGGGCAAagtgtgaattacaattagtcatattttatcgaaatcggttcatccgtttattacatttagggcACTTTAGGGGCGACAGTGggtataaataaaccaaatggagcatcaaacgacaggatatgacgtgtacaatgtacatataggtacaattagataatatggtttacatcaaaattggttctgccatttactagggGTGGAAAGGGAAGAgttgaaagtctgtgaaagaagTCAAAGTCAAAAGGAGTCAAATATACCCAAGTGccatatcaaatgaaagtgCATAACGGGTGAAGTACAGTTAGTTATATTTTCATCCAATTCGgttaatctatttattagattacagcggta
Protein-coding sequences here:
- the LOC123704851 gene encoding uncharacterized protein LOC123704851, with the protein product MAQLHESLQFHSAKLDEAMECIEGFKKTIKALERKNTELINKNNNLETRVGALEQRIQEAEQEKLGKYIEISNIPNQTKEDIQLITENIANKLNQAKQDIKSARRLQGRKEQTANILIELIDEEVREKWMTAARNTKLTVAAVIPNEKTNNNAVYVREAMTKHHKQLFWNAKQELKNNLNYKYVWFKRGLIKARKGDNDKIITLRSIKDIHALTNNKE